One part of the Cyprinus carpio isolate SPL01 chromosome B12, ASM1834038v1, whole genome shotgun sequence genome encodes these proteins:
- the LOC109087768 gene encoding proline-rich protein 12-like isoform X2 — translation MDRNYPGAGFGDLGAGAGWSYERSAKASLVYGSSRSSHPESELLHRQAYATPHPLQGYATNHHPGGSGQGGAWGAAGRSLGLSGLFDAGLHHASPSGPDPSVMNLISALESRGPQPPPSASSLLSQFRTPSWQTAMHTPAPAELFISGALPGSGSFPSSSALSAYQHPAPFSGRSFPGVTPSLSLQDTPTFSPTSNGLLSPHDPLLHIKTPSQSSLGFDRLLSSQGAAAAYRGSHDPTGGGVTSAQASSAASVSARHLPSHQFNLLSSQLQDQSSQLYSASVFSSTPAPPQPTSQERTIPRQDSVIKHYQRPSPAQAPSSAPHPLQHYLSCGVSGYQQATHARHAGLSCSPLGEHSPSSDHKPSPRTEQYRPIIQPSYGSSSSSSSGGAGKGTKSSSSSGYSSSASSSRTPHTPPSASSASSSSSSSSSSSASASARQSNSIPTSTSASASSRQQPPTQTVPPAPQSHSQPNQSSSNSTQQTLPKSCLSGYGSPVAPVKSSSGLTGQTPPQPQPQSFSPSQPPPSHLSQSYGGFSSPQTHDLPSARTSGVAKGYGNLGSQSFSAESVYGTDSGYGSLPPSLGGAGSPSMGYGASGHSPALLRSGASGGTTGGSSSGGSTGTGGSSSVGGGGGGGSYHIPDSSPSPSSNSGIIHPGLHSPGPSRPAQSPVGAGSNKYLSSVLSPSFLPSPQGYPDTRGPRSQPYHPSAPPKTKSTNNMLGVTESRSQQDDDVDDDFLIQHLLQAQSPAPQASHHHAPQSHHSSQPTQQPPVLPAQDGNKGLAYEMSKSSEERYHLQSVIRTHSATSNAAVSGTGSGAGLDSQLEMSLKKQQQHQQQQHQQQHQQHKQPHQQQPQQKSNRTVSDGGQGSSDQTHSHPHHHHDSLGSVVHYRRGDPYSQHSIPQHSTSHHQHTPHTPTHPHLHSHPHMDLQKKPQDSGDMTYIRKTPDVQQHHHQHQQAHQQQTQHHQSHPQQHQQQPQQQQRHSQSQSLMDSPTDQSHQPPHLLQSVLSHSRSKIDPQQQQHSVSQQALMEATGGVVSAETHSQPQTSQLQLQLQSQAMEAASHFGHGNQQQDQSRPKSNTVSSLDMLEHSLTRTSSQEEAMVDERTGGEGSRGNSGTGTAGSVERRQSQEQQRLSSHHPTQHHASELHSYLPEPDMSLSTTSHGHHLSHHHHQQQQSSQGPQHPNSHHQHPHPSHPNQQSHHHLPPQASSAASQQQEQSHPSHTSQIPQPQLEQHQGEAQFDTRNSAVKSNQNQNQSQHSQRFVPLTSICFPDALLPDEDRSFFPGTEDMFCLEEYKSTCSGGTGQGQDGVAPGQAVQEGMEGIKTTPGGGDNTGPSYDMLGHHSDQGYGQYCHDLSEHDNGTMHLDLDSLKTHELPSTVNTEQLGLIQSQPASLGMGTTGTVGEASGAKMGGTGGSGSGSGGLTSPIFCSSRPKKLLKSSSFHLLKERPDPNSLPKKSYAQEYEFEDDEDKADVPADIRLNSRSRLPDLIPDLVSSCRKSSGVGGGTLSPLMGDLDFGYPSLGPPPQLMPQDGPKKRGRKPTKPKREGPPRPRGRPRIRPLPEPHHSRGMMGEYGTGYVPERGRGRGRGRGRGRRDESMMDMEMANKDQNQMYQQHMQQQMHHQSQQQPQHQEPIKPIKIKLPIGTMSSSDALLRTDSLSGTDPALSDGSLGSAPSLGLSPGTPGVPDMNRPQDKKSKSQELEEKDSEKTGFVASFLDFLKSGKRPSGMSTGSADSAGNEDASPGKSGGIRPLSPQPPPPPAAAAVSGYGDGESDGGLSLGGCPSPCKRLDEELKRNLETLPSFSSDEEDSVGKNQDLQKSISSAISALYDTPQLTSSMQPPSLPPPPPPPPLEPLTPTQQPPALSPQPPLHTHPPSHAPIHSAEAARLQREEQEEEMEETLKDVDEVVEQDKKEKEKVPDMELLSVPRFGDSPKEAIEAQAPPSLPPVSPSSPAPSSTSSPSPLPPLPLPSPLPQQEDNPSPSQKSPLQQSSPPASPEASSLPVLSPLPPPPAEPPLSSGPPSPSPPPVQESIAEPVSPEEPPAPQILPLHLAQKQSGAAIVGETDEDESESGGEGIFRERDEFVVRIEDIRSLKLALQTGREPPPIWRVQKALLQKFSPEIKDGQRQFCATSNYLGFFGDAKKRYQRLYVKFLENINKKDYVRVCSCKPWHRPTVNLRRHSQPLPKLAPTLNNQTPLERTERDREKIKEPRESREKNNIRPKEQREKEKVLKTKQKEEKKEKEKKASPPPPPPQKPEKRAALTERGKEKRGGGQEKKTERSAKPQPPKVKAEPPPKKRRMWLKEVPSSSDSDSSASEDEISVKAGLNTRAMREMYRSYVEMLVSTALDPDMIQALEDTEDELYLPPMRKIDSLLNEQKRKLLKRVNINSQHQEALHTFPQITAEPLDSGTVRVRLSGECYNRKTLNRIKKSVPKPQDLKLSAETCRLYSLYHSLHHYKYHTFLHCKKETNTIEQASEDPGQEEVVQQCMANQSWLEMLFNSFLELMTLSSTKA, via the exons ATGGACAGAAATTACCCGGGAGCTGGCTTCGGTGATTTGGGCGCAGGAGCCGGATGGAGCTACGAGAGATCAGCCAAAGCGAG CTTGGTGTACGGCAGCTCTAGATCATCACATCCAGAGTCTGAACTTCTTCACCGCCAAGCCTACGCCACTCCCCATCCCCTGCAGGGCTATGCTACCAATCACCATCCTGGTGGATCTGGCCAGGGTGGGGCTTGGGGTGCAGCTGGAAGAAGCCTGG GCCTGTCTGGACTTTTTGATGCTGGGCTGCACCATGCAAGTCCGTCAGGCCCAGATCCATCGGTTATGAACCTTATATCTGCACTAGAGTCCCGAGGTCCACAGCCGCCTCCCTCTGCCTCATCCCTCCTATCTCAGTTTCGCACTCCATCATGGCAGACCG CCATGCACACTCCTGCCCCTGCAGAGCTTTTCATCTCTGGTGCTCTTCCTGGATCTGGATCCTTCCCATCCTCTTCTGCTTTGTCTGCCTATCAGCACCCAGCGCCATTCTCAGGGCGGTCCTTTCCTGGTGTGACCCCCTCATTGTCCTTACAGGACACACCCACTTTCAGCCCCACCTCCAATGGCCTCCTGTCACCCCATGATCCTTTACTCCACATCAAGACGCCTTCTCAGTCAAGTCTGGGCTTTGACCGCCTGTTGTCATCACAGGGTGCAGCTGCGGCTTACCGTGGAAGTCACGATCCAACTGGGGGAGGGGTGACATCTGCTCAAGCCTCCTCTGCAGCCTCAGTTTCTGCCCGCCATTTACCTTCTCATCAGTTCAATTTGTTGTCCTCTCAGCTTCAAGACCAGTCCTCCCAGTTGTACAGTGCCTCTGTGTTTTCCTCTACCCCTGCTCCACCTCAGCCAACATCCCAAGAGCGGACAATACCAAGACAAGACAGTGTAATTAAACACTACCAACGTCCCTCTCCAGCACAAGCACCCTCATCGGCTCCTCACCCGCTTCAGCACTACCTTAGCTGTGGGGTGTCAGGATATCAACAAGCCACTCATGCTCGCCATGCTGGCCTCTCTTGCAGTCCCCTAGGTGAACACAGTCCTTCCTCAGACCATAAACCCTCCCCCAGGACTGAACAGTACAGACCGATAATCCAACCTTCTTATGGgtcctcttcatcctcatcctctgGTGGGGCTGGAAAGGGGACTAAGAGCAGCTCTAGTAGTGGTTACTCCTCTTCTGCATCCTCTTCCAGAACCCCCCACACACCACCCTCTGCATCTTCTGCTtcatcctcgtcttcatcctcttcctcctcctctgcaTCTGCTAGTGCTCGTCAGTCTAATTCCATTCCAACCTCCACTTCTGCCTCTGCATCCTCTCGACAACAGCCACCAACCCAGACTGTACCCCCTGCACCCCAGTCACATTCCCAGCCCAATCAGAGCTCCTCTAACTCCACCCAGCAAACCCTTCCCAAGTCGTGCCTCTCGGGTTATGGATCCCCAGTGGCTCCAGTCAAGTCATCGAGTGGTCTAACGGGCCAGACCCCCCCTCAACCACAACCCCAGTCTTTCTCTCCAAGTCAACCTCCCCCATCACACCTTTCCCAGTCATATGGGGGATTCAGTTCTCCACAGACTCATGATCTTCCTTCAGCTAGGACCTCTGGAGTGGCTAAAGGGTATGGGAATTTAGGAAGTCAGTCGTTTTCAGCGGAATCAGTATATGGAACTGATTCAGGTTATGGGTCTCTGCCACCATCCTTAGGGGGTGCTGGAAGTCCCTCAATGGGTTATGGTGCATCAGGACACTCACCTGCCCTTCTTAGGTCAGGAGCAAGTGGTGGAACAACTGGCGGTAGTAGTAGTGGAGGCAGTACAGGAACTGGGGGAAGCAGTAGCGTGGGaggtggaggaggtggtggaTCTTACCACATCCCTGATTCAAGCCCATCTCCGTCTAGCAATTCTGGAATCATCCACCCTGGTCTGCATTCTCCTGGACCTTCACGACCTGCTCAGTCACCTGTTGGAGCAGGATCCAACAAATATCTATCTTCCGTTCTCTCACCTTCATTTCTGCCTTCTCCACAAGGGTACCCTGACACAAGAGGACCTCGATCACAGCCCTACCACCCCTCTGCTCCTCCCAAAACAAAGTCTACTAACAACATGCTTGGTGTAACAGAATCTAGGTCACAACAGGATGATGATGTAGATGACGATTTCCTTATCCAACACCTTCTTCAAGCCCAGAGTCCTGCTCCTCAAGCATCCCATCACCATGCTCCTCAAAGCCATCATTCTTCACAGCCCACCCAGCAGCCTCCAGTCCTTCCAGCTCAGGATGGAAATAAGGGGCTTGCTTATGAGATGAGCAAAAGCTCGGAAGAGAGGTACCACCTTCAGAGTGTTATTCGAACACATAGTGCCACCTCTAATGCTGCTGTCTCTGGCACAGGGAGTGGAGCTGGACTGGACAGTCAGTTGGAGATGTCCCTAAAGAAACAGCAACAGCACCAACAACAACAGCATCAACAGCAACATCAGCAGCATAAACAACCACATCAACAACAACCACAGCAGAAGAGCAACAGAACTGTAAGTGATGGAGGACAAGGGAGTTCAGATCAAACACATTCCCATCCTCACCATCATCATGATTCTCTGGGATCCGTGGTGCATTATCGGCGGGGTGACCCGTATTCCCAACACTCCATTCCTCAACACTCCACCTCCCACCATCAACACACTCCACATACACCAACCCACCCACACCTGCACTCTCACCCTCACATGGATCTTCAGAAAAAGCCTCAAGATTCAGGAGATATGACTTACATACGCAAGACACCAGATGTGCAGCAacatcaccatcaacatcaaCAGGCACATCAACAGCAAACTCAGCATCATCAGTCACAtccacaacaacatcaacaacaaccacAGCAGCAACAACGTCACTCCCAGTCACAGTCGCTTATGGACTCTCCGACTGACCAGTCTCACCAACCCCCACATTTGTTGCAGTCTGTGTTGTCCCACTCCCGCAGCAAGATAGACCCTCAGCAACAGCAGCATTCTGTAAGCCAGCAGGCCCTTATGGAAGCCACTGGGGGAGTTGTGTCAGCAGAGACCCATTCCCAGCCCCAGACATCCCAGCTCCAACTCCAACTTCAGTCTCAGGCTATGGAAGCAGCTAGTCACTTTGGTCATGGTAACCAGCAGCAAGACCAGAGCCGCCCTAAGTCTAACACAGTGTCTTCACTAGACATGCTGGAGCATTCTCTCACTCGGACATCTAGCCAAGAGGAAGCAATGGTGGATGAGAGGACAGGAGGTGAAGGAAGCAGGGGGAATTCTGGAACAGGAACCGCAGGAAGTGTGGAAAGGCGTCAATCACAGGAGCAACAAAGACTTTCATCTCACCACCCAACGCAGCACCATGCCTCAGAGTTACACTCATATCTTCCTGAGCCAGACATGAGTTTATCGACAACTTCCCATGGACACCACCTATCCCACCATCACCACCAACAGCAACAATCGTCACAAGGTCCTCAACATCCAAACTCCCACCATCAACACCCTCACCCCTCCCATCCTAATCAGCAGAGCCATCATCACCTTCCTCCACAGGCCTCCTCAGCAGCTTCTCAGCAACAGGAGCAGTCTCACCCCTCTCATACCTCCCAGATTCCGCAACCTCAACTTGAGCAGCATCAAGGAGAAGCCCAATTTGACACCAGGAATTCAGCcgtgaaatcaaatcaaaaccaaaatcaaagcCAACATAGCCAGAGGTTTGTTCCTTTAACATCCATCTGCTTTCCTGATGCTCTTCTCCCAGATGAGGACCGCTCATTCTTTCCTGGAACGGAGGATATGTTCTGCCTGGAGGAGTACAAATCCACTTGCTCAGGAGGAACTGGGCAGGGTCAAGATGGGGTTGCACCTGGCCAAGCAGTGCAGGAAGGAATGGAAGGAATTAAAACAACGCCTGGAGGAGGAGACAATACAGGTCCAAGTTATGATATGCTTGGCCATCACAGTGACCAAGGGTATGGGCAATATTGCCATGATCTTTCAGAACATGACAATGGAACCATGCATTTGGATCTTGACTCCTTGAAGACTCATGAGCTCCCATCTACAGTCAACACAGAGCAGCTTGGACTGATCCAATCTCAACCAGCCAGCCTTGGAATGGGGACAACTGGAACAGTGGGGGAGGCATCTGGTGCCAAAATGGGAGGTACTGGGGGATCTGGGTCTGGATCTGGGGGTCTTACCTCTCCCATCTTCTGTTCCTCTCGCCCAAAGAAGCTCCTAAAGTCGAGTTCCTTCCATCTGCTGAAGGAAAGACCTGATCCAAACTCCTTGCCCAAGAAGAGCTATGCACAGGAGTATGAATTTGAAGATGATGAGGATAAGGCAGACGTCCCTGCTGACATTCGCCTCAACAGCCGAAGCCGACTTCCTGATCTGATACCAGACCTTGTGTCAAGTTGTCGCAAATCAAGTGGTGTGGGAGGAGGAACTTTAAGCCCTTTAATGGGTGATCTAGATTTTGGATACCCATCTCTTGGTCCCCCTCCGCAGTTGATGCCACAAGATGGACCGAAGAAAAGAGGCAGGAAGCCCACAAAGCCTAAACGAGAAGGACCTCCAAGACCACGTGGACGACCACGTATACGCCCATTGCCAGAACCTCACCACTCTAGGGGTATGATGGGAGAGTATGGAACAGGATATGTTCCTGAAAGAGGCAgaggcagaggaagaggaagaggcaGAGGTAGACGGGATGAATCTATGATGGACATGGAGATGGCCAATAAAGACCAAAATCAGATGTATCAGCAACACATGCAGCAGCAAATGCATCACCAATCACAGCAGCAGCCACAGCATCAAGAGCCAATCAAACCCATCAAG ATTAAACTTCCTATTGGAACCATGTCATCTTCTGATGCCTTGTTGCGGACAGACTCCTTGTCAGGCACTGATCCGGCTCTCTCAGATGGTTCCCTTGGTTCAGCACCCTCTTTAGGATTGAGCCCTGGGACTCCCGGAGTGCCTGACATGAACAGACCTCAAGACAAGAAGTCCAAATCCCAAGAG TTGGAAGAGAAAGACTCGGAGAAGACTGGCTTTGTTGCCTCATTTCTAGATTTTCTTAAGTCTGGAAAAAGGCCATCAGGAATGTCAACGGGCTCAGCTGACAGCGCTGGAAATGAAGATGCGTCTCCTGGGAAAAGTGGAGGCATTCGCCCATTATCCCCTCAACCGCCACCTCCCCCAGCTGCTGCAGCTGTGTCTGGATATGGAGATGGTGAAAGTGATGGAGGACTGTCTTTGGGTGGCTGTCCTAGCCCATGCAAGCGTTTGGATGAAGAGCTGAAAAGGAACCTTGAGACATTGCCTTCCTTCTCGTCCGATGAGGAGGACTCCGTCGGAAAGAACCAGGACCTGCAAAAGAGCATCTCCTCTGCAATCTCTGCTCTGTATGACACTCCTCAGCTCACCTCCTCAATGCAGCCTCCTTCGCTTCCGCCAccccctcctccacctcctctggAACCACTGACACCAACACAGCAGCCACCAGCCCTCAGCCCTCAACCACCACTGCATACACACCCGCCCTCGCATGCCCCCATCCACTCTGCTGAGGCTGCAAGATTGCAAAGAGAAGAGCAGgaagaagaaatggaagaaacATTGAAGGATGTAGACGAGGTTGTGGAGCAAGAcaagaaagaaaaggagaaagtCCCAGATATGGAGCTGCTGAGTGTCCCCAGATTTGGAG ACTCACCCAAAGAAGCTATCGAAGCCCAAGCTCCCCCCTCTCTCCCTCCAGTTTCCCCATCATCCCCTGctccctcctccacctcctcgCCATCACCTCTTCCACCCCTCCCCcttccctctcctctccctcaACAGGAGGACAATCCTTCCCCCTCTCAGAAATCACCACTACAACAGTCCTCGCCTCCAGCCAGTCCTGAGGCTTCCTCTCTGCCTGTCCTCTCTCCtctacctcctcctcctgcagaGCCTCCTCTGTCCTCCGGCCCACCTTCGCCCAGTCCACCTCCGGTACAGGAATCCATAGCAGAGCCCGTCTCTCCTGAAGAGCCCCCTGCGCCTCAGATTTTACCGTTGCACTTGGCACAGAAACAGAGCGGTGCTGCCATTGTTGGCGAGACTGATGAGGATGAGAGTGAGAGTGGAGGCGAGGGTATTTTCAGAGAGAGGGATGAGTTTGTGGTGCGGATTGAGGACATCAGGAGTCTGAAG TTGGCCCTGCAGACAGGAAGAGAGCCACCTCCCATTTGGCGCGTACAGAAAGCTCTGCTCCAGAAGTTTTCCCCTGAGATTAAGGATGGACAGAGACAGTTTTGTGCCACTAGTAAT TATCTGGGTTTCTTCGGTGATGCTAAAAAGCGCTACCAGCGGCTGTATGTGAAGTTTCtggaaaacataaacaaaaaagacTATGTGAGGGTCTGTTCCTGTAAGCCCTGGCACAGACCTACTGTCAACCTGAG gaGACATTCTCAACCACTCCCGAAGTTAGCACCAACCCTCAACAACCAGACTCCCTTAGAGAggactgagagagacagagagaagattAAGGAGCCGCGGGAAAGCCGTGAGAAAAACAACATTCGGCCAAAGGAACAGcgggaaaaagaaaaagtgcttaAAACCAAGCagaaggaagaaaagaaagagaaagagaagaaagctTCACCTCCGCCGCCGCCACCCCAGAAGCCTGAGAAACGGGCAGCGTTGACAGAACGAGGGAAGGAGAAGAGGGGCGGTGGGCAGGAGAAGAAGACTGAACGCTCTGCCAAACCTCAACCGCCAAAGGTGAAGGCCGAACCTCCGCCCAAGAAACGCAGGATGTGGCTGAAGGAGGTGCCCTCGTCCTCAGACTCAGACTCCTCAGCAAGTGAGGATGAAA TCTCAGTGAAGGCGGGCCTGAACACACGAGCAATGCGTGAGATGTACCGGAGCTACGTGGAGATGCTGGTCAGTACGGCACTCGACCCGGACATGATTCAGGCTCTAGAGGACACAGAAG ACGAGCTCTATCTTCCTCCAATGCGCAAGATCGACAGCCTTCTGAATGAGCAGAAGAGGAAGCTTTTGAAAAGAGTCAATATCAACTCTCAGCACCAG GAAGCTCTTCACACTTTCCCTCAGATAACGGCGGAGCCCCTGGACTCGGGGACAGTGAGGGTCAGACTGAGTGGTGAATGCTACAACCGCAAAACACTGAACCGCATCAAAAAGAGTGTTCCCAAACCACAG GACCTCAAGTTGTCAGCAGAAACATGTCGACTCTACAGTCTCTACCATTCGCTGCATCATTATAAATATCATACCTTCTTACACTGTAAGAAAGAG ACGAACACTATAGAGCAGGCTTCAGAAGATCCCGGACAAGAGGAAGTTGTTCAGCAGTGCATGGCCAATCAGAGCTGGCTGGAGATGCTCTTCAACTCCTTCTTAGAGCTGATGACCCTCAGCAGCACCAAAGCTTAA